A stretch of Tripterygium wilfordii isolate XIE 37 chromosome 11, ASM1340144v1, whole genome shotgun sequence DNA encodes these proteins:
- the LOC120009325 gene encoding probable 1-acylglycerol-3-phosphate O-acyltransferase: MLNPRFQTLVSRMAEDIRKSEVGSSSVWAKTRSLWPSVLRWIPTSTDHIIAAEKRLLSIVKTPYKQEQVNIGSGPPKSKVRWFGSASDEPRFINTVSFESKEDSPTLVMVHGYAASQGFFFRNFDALASRFKIIAIDQLGWGGSSRPDFTCKSTEETEAWFIDSFEEWRRAKNLSNFILLGHSFGGYVAAKYALKHPEHVQHLILVGPAGFTPESDASSMKIARFQTTWKGAIIKHLWDSDFTPQKIIRGAGPWGPDMVRRYTSARFGSYSTGEVLTEEETKLLTDYVYHTLAAKASGELCLKHIFSFGALARSPLLQSASDWKVPTTFIYGFDDWMNYQGAEEARKHMKVPCEIIRVPRGGHFVFIDNPNGFHSAILYACRRFLSPDPDKEFLPEGLTSA; encoded by the exons ATGCTTAACCCTCGTTTTCAGACCCTAGTATCGAGAATGGCCGAGGATATTCGCAAGAGCGAGGTTGGTTCATCATCTGTTTGGGCCAAGACCAGATCGTTATGGCCTTCGGTTCTCCGCTGGATTCCTACTTCTACCGATCACATCATCGCCGCCGAGAAACGACTCCTCTCTATAGTCAA GACTCCGTACAAGCAAGAGCAAGTTAATATAGGGTCTGGTCCTCCGAAGTCTAAAGTCCGGTGGTTTGGTTCCGCCAGTGATGAGCCGAGGTTCATTAACACTGTTAGCTTTGAGAGTAAGGAGGATTCTCCTACTCTTGTGATGGTTCATGGATATGCCGCTTCCCAGGGATTCTTCTTCAGAAATTTTGATGCTCTTGCCTCTCGTTTCAAGATCATTGCTATTGATCAGCTTGG TTGGGGTGGATCAAGTAGGCCTGACTTTACTTGCAAAAGCACTGAAG AAACTGAAGCATGGTTTATTGATTCTTTTGAGGAATGGCGAAGAGCAAAAAACTTGAGCAACTTCATTTTACTTGGGCATTCTTTTGGTGGCTATGTTGCAGCTAAATATGCTCTGAAG CATCCTGAGCATGTTCAGCACTTGATTTTAGTGGGACCTGCTGGATTTACACCAGAATCAGATGCCTCATCCATGAAGATTGCACGCTTCCAAACAACATGGAAAGGAGCAATTATAAAACACTTATGGGATTCTGACTTCACTCCACAAAAGATTATTCG AGGTGCAGGTCCTTGGGGTCCAGATATGGTGCGCAGGTACACTAGTGCTAGATTTGGGTCATATTCAACTGGAGAAGTATTGACAGAGGAGGAGACTAAATTGCTAACAG ATTATGTATACCATACCTTAGCAGCAAAAGCTAGTGGAGAGCTGTGCCTGAAACACATATTCTCCTTTGGAGCACTTGCTCGGTCACCCCTTCTGCAAAG TGCATCGGATTGGAAAGTGCCAACCACTTTTATATATGGCTTTGATGATTGGATGAACTATCAGGGGGCTGAAGAAGCTCGCAAGCATATGAAGGTCCCATGTGAAATTATTAGGGTTCCCCGG GGTGGGCATTTTGTGTTCATAGACAACCCAAATGGGTTCCATTCAGCCATACTATACGCTTGCCGGAGGTTTCTCTCACCTGACCCTGATAAGGAATTCCTTCCTGAAGGTTTGACATCTGCATAG
- the LOC120008898 gene encoding transmembrane and coiled-coil domain-containing protein 4-like isoform X1 — protein sequence MEASTLTSTEKYAAAALFAVALHQSQMHQTRPSDPVLPLDEEPIGEGASIGTSVSVSDDPRLWIHENSGLLLPVFRFLGVEDQAWDGLKETAGNSSQVRHHVGAFLSLLQEESNGMSLERKDKEVALTKAVDATMLSMESPVSSEENIKSHEYEIRCQNNYSNSIMESTSDVAGKHHKQETAPEMASEDKSPKESGNETYEKHIEEAGLLNHQKKVKVLFELLSACVADYSKEDKESCQPGKGYDARHRVALRLLASWLGIEWTEMVAMEIVVACSLMNTLKVDGAKEDENGTSQNHWVNWKRGGVIGGAALAGGTLMAITGGLAAPAIAHGLGALAPTLGSIIPVVGVSGFAAAAASATGSAAGSIAVAASFGAAGAGLTGSKMAKRTGSVEEFEFKEIGENHNQGRLAVGILVSGLVLEDEDFTRPWECHNENLERYALRWESKNLIALSTAIQDLLTSKIAMHLMKEGAMLTVLSTLLTALALPATLLTASDIIDSKWAVAVDRSDKAGRLLAEVLLKGLQGNRPVTLVGFSLGARVIFKCLECLAETEGANAGFVERVVLLGAPLSIKGERWEAVRKMVAGRFVNVYSTKDWTLGIIYRASLLSQGLAGIQPVDTHGVENVDVTQLIEGHSSYLWATKQILEQLDLEHYYPVFRSTDTEPLEKESLAI from the exons ATGGAGGCGTCGACGTTGACATCGACGGAGAAGTATGCAGCGGCAGCTCTATTCGCTGTCGCACTTCACCAGTCGCAGATGCATCAAACACGGCCTTCGGATCCTGTTCTGCCTCTCGACGAGGAGCCAATTGGTGAGGGCGCGAGCATTGGTACCAGTGTCTCAGTTTCGGATGATCCTAGACTTTGGATCCATGAGAATTCCGGTCTGCTTTTGCCTGTTTTTAG GTTCCTTGGAGTGGAGGATCAAGCTTGGGATGGGCTTAAGGAAACTGCTGGGAACTCTTCTCAAGTGAGGCATCATGTTGGCGCG TTCCTTTCATTGCTACAAGAGGAAAGTAATGGAATGTCTTTAGAAAGAAAAGACAAAGAGGTTGCTTTGACAAAAGCAGTTGATGCGACAATGCTTAGCATGGAAAGTCCTGTGTCTTCTGAGGAGAATATAAAGAGTCATGAGTATGAGATTAGATGTCAAAATAATTATTCCAACAGCATAATGGAATCAACCTCTGATGTGGCTGGAAAGCACCATAAACAGGAGACAGCTCCCGAGATGGCCTCTGAAGATAAATCTCCCAAGGAATCTGGCAATGAAACttatgagaaacatattgaagAGGCGGGATTGCTCAATCAccagaagaaagtgaaggtcCTTTTTGAGCTTCTTTCAGCTTGTGTAGCAGATTATTCTAAAGAAGACAAAGAATCTTGTCAACCAGGGAAAGGTTATGATGCTCGACACCGTGTGGCTTTAAGGCTACTGGCATCATGGCTTGGTATTGAATGGACAGAAATG GTAGCTATGGAGATAGTAGTTGCTTGCTCTCTAATGAATACACTGAAAGTGGATGGGGCAAAGGAAGATGAAAATGGAACTTCTCAAAACCACTGGGTTAACTGGAAGCGTGGAGGCGTTATTGGTGGGGCTGCTTTAGCTGGAGGAACTTTGATGGCCATTACTGGCG GCCTAGCTGCCCCTGCAATTGCACATGGATTGGGTGCACTGGCTCCAACCCTGGGCAGCATTATTCCTGTGGTTGGAGTTAGTGGGtttgcagcagcagcagcaagtgCTACGGGATCTGCTGCTGGATCTATTGCTGTGGCTGCCTCATTTGGAG CTGCTGGAGCTGGGCTCACAGGAAGTAAAATGGCTAAAAGAACCGGGAGCGTCGAGGAATTTGAATTCAAAGAAATTGGAGAAAATCATAACCAAGGC CGGCTAGCAGTTGGGATATTGGTCTCGGGACTTGTCcttgaggatgaagattttaCAAGGCCTTGGGAATGTCACAATGAAAACTTGGAGAG GTATGCACTGCGGTGGGAGTCAAAGAACTTGATTGCACTTAGCACGGCAATACAAGACTTGCTTACTTCAA AAATTGCCATGCATCTGATGAAGGAAGGTGCTATGCTGACTGTATTAAGCACTCTTTTAACGGCATTGGCTCTGCCAGCAACATTACTCACAGCATCTGATATTATAGACAGCAAATGGGCAGTTGCAGTTGACCG ATCTGATAAAGCCGGAAGGCTGCTTGCTGAAGTGTTGTTGAAGGGATTGCAAGGGAACag ACCTGTGACACTCGTGGGATTTTCATTGGGAGCACGAGTAATTTTCAAATGCCTTGAGTGTTTGGCAGAAACAGAAGGAGCCAATG CTGGCTTTGTAGAAAGAGTTGTACTTCTCGGTGCACCACTTTCAATAAAAGGTGAAAGATGGGAAGCTGTTAGAAAG ATGGTTGCTGGACGGTTTGTCAATGTTTATTCTACAAAGGATTGGACACTTGGGATTATTTATCGTGCTAG TTTACTTTCTCAAGGATTGGCTGGAATTCAACCTGTTGATACTCATGGAGTGGAAAAT GTAGATGTAACCCAACTTATTGAAGGCCACTCTTCCTATCTTTGGGCGACGAAACAAATTCTCGAACAACTTGATCTAGAGCACTACTATCCTGTTTTTAGGAGTACAGATACCGAACCTCTGGAAAAGGAAAGCTTAGCTATATAA
- the LOC120008899 gene encoding floral homeotic protein PMADS 1-like isoform X1 — protein sequence MARGKIQIKRIENSTNRQVTYSKRRNGLFKKANELTVLCDAKVSIIMLSSTGKLHEYISPAISTKEMFDLYQTTLGIDLWNTHWERMQEQLRKLKEMNRNLRREIRQRMGGSLDNLSFEELNVLFQDIDDSLKVIRERKFKSLSNQIDTGKKKLKNAEVIHRNLLQALDLGDDPHYGLVDNGGDYDSMISFHSGNPRVFALRLQPTQPSLHSGTGSSDITTYHLLE from the exons ATGGCGAGAGGGAAGATCCAGATCAAGAGGATAGAGAACTCCACGAACAGGCAGGTCACCTACTCGAAACGACGGAACGGTCTCTTCAAGAAGGCTAATGAGCTCACCGTCTTGTGTGATGCTAAGGTCTCTATTATTATGCTTTCTAGCACTGGCAAGCTCCATGAGTACATCAGCCCCGCCATCTC GACCAAGGAAATGTTCGATCTATACCAGACAACATTAGGGATCGATCTCTGGAACACGCACTGGGAG AGGATGCAAGAGCAGTTGAGGAAACTCAAGGAGATGAACAGAAATCTGCGAAGGGAGATCAG GCAAAGGATGGGGGGCAGTCTTGATAATCTGAGCTTTGAAGAATTGAATGTTCTTTTCCAAGATATTGACGACTCTTTGAAGGTTATTCGGGAACGCAAG TTTAAGTCGCTCAGCAACCAAATTGATACTGGCAAGAAAAAG CTGAAGAATGCGGAGGTAATACACAGGAATCTCCTACAAGCACTT GATTTGGGAGATGATCCTCATTACGGATTAGTTGATAATGGAGGGGACTATGATTCCATGATCAGCTTCCACAGTGGAAATCCGCGGGTATTTGCTTTACGCCTGCAACCTACTCAGCCTTCCCTTCACAGTGGAACAGGGTCATCGGATATTACAACCTATCACTTGCTTGAGTAA
- the LOC120008899 gene encoding floral homeotic protein PMADS 1-like isoform X2: protein MARGKIQIKRIENSTNRQVTYSKRRNGLFKKANELTVLCDAKVSIIMLSSTGKLHEYISPAISTKEMFDLYQTTLGIDLWNTHWERMQEQLRKLKEMNRNLRREIRQRMGGSLDNLSFEELNVLFQDIDDSLKVIRERKFKSLSNQIDTGKKKLKNAEDLGDDPHYGLVDNGGDYDSMISFHSGNPRVFALRLQPTQPSLHSGTGSSDITTYHLLE from the exons ATGGCGAGAGGGAAGATCCAGATCAAGAGGATAGAGAACTCCACGAACAGGCAGGTCACCTACTCGAAACGACGGAACGGTCTCTTCAAGAAGGCTAATGAGCTCACCGTCTTGTGTGATGCTAAGGTCTCTATTATTATGCTTTCTAGCACTGGCAAGCTCCATGAGTACATCAGCCCCGCCATCTC GACCAAGGAAATGTTCGATCTATACCAGACAACATTAGGGATCGATCTCTGGAACACGCACTGGGAG AGGATGCAAGAGCAGTTGAGGAAACTCAAGGAGATGAACAGAAATCTGCGAAGGGAGATCAG GCAAAGGATGGGGGGCAGTCTTGATAATCTGAGCTTTGAAGAATTGAATGTTCTTTTCCAAGATATTGACGACTCTTTGAAGGTTATTCGGGAACGCAAG TTTAAGTCGCTCAGCAACCAAATTGATACTGGCAAGAAAAAG CTGAAGAATGCGGAG GATTTGGGAGATGATCCTCATTACGGATTAGTTGATAATGGAGGGGACTATGATTCCATGATCAGCTTCCACAGTGGAAATCCGCGGGTATTTGCTTTACGCCTGCAACCTACTCAGCCTTCCCTTCACAGTGGAACAGGGTCATCGGATATTACAACCTATCACTTGCTTGAGTAA
- the LOC120008898 gene encoding transmembrane and coiled-coil domain-containing protein 4-like isoform X2 → MEASTLTSTEKYAAAALFAVALHQSQMHQTRPSDPVLPLDEEPIGEGASIGTSVSVSDDPRLWIHENSGLLLPVFRFLGVEDQAWDGLKETAGNSSQVRHHVGAETAPEMASEDKSPKESGNETYEKHIEEAGLLNHQKKVKVLFELLSACVADYSKEDKESCQPGKGYDARHRVALRLLASWLGIEWTEMVAMEIVVACSLMNTLKVDGAKEDENGTSQNHWVNWKRGGVIGGAALAGGTLMAITGGLAAPAIAHGLGALAPTLGSIIPVVGVSGFAAAAASATGSAAGSIAVAASFGAAGAGLTGSKMAKRTGSVEEFEFKEIGENHNQGRLAVGILVSGLVLEDEDFTRPWECHNENLERYALRWESKNLIALSTAIQDLLTSKIAMHLMKEGAMLTVLSTLLTALALPATLLTASDIIDSKWAVAVDRSDKAGRLLAEVLLKGLQGNRPVTLVGFSLGARVIFKCLECLAETEGANAGFVERVVLLGAPLSIKGERWEAVRKMVAGRFVNVYSTKDWTLGIIYRASLLSQGLAGIQPVDTHGVENVDVTQLIEGHSSYLWATKQILEQLDLEHYYPVFRSTDTEPLEKESLAI, encoded by the exons ATGGAGGCGTCGACGTTGACATCGACGGAGAAGTATGCAGCGGCAGCTCTATTCGCTGTCGCACTTCACCAGTCGCAGATGCATCAAACACGGCCTTCGGATCCTGTTCTGCCTCTCGACGAGGAGCCAATTGGTGAGGGCGCGAGCATTGGTACCAGTGTCTCAGTTTCGGATGATCCTAGACTTTGGATCCATGAGAATTCCGGTCTGCTTTTGCCTGTTTTTAG GTTCCTTGGAGTGGAGGATCAAGCTTGGGATGGGCTTAAGGAAACTGCTGGGAACTCTTCTCAAGTGAGGCATCATGTTGGCGCG GAGACAGCTCCCGAGATGGCCTCTGAAGATAAATCTCCCAAGGAATCTGGCAATGAAACttatgagaaacatattgaagAGGCGGGATTGCTCAATCAccagaagaaagtgaaggtcCTTTTTGAGCTTCTTTCAGCTTGTGTAGCAGATTATTCTAAAGAAGACAAAGAATCTTGTCAACCAGGGAAAGGTTATGATGCTCGACACCGTGTGGCTTTAAGGCTACTGGCATCATGGCTTGGTATTGAATGGACAGAAATG GTAGCTATGGAGATAGTAGTTGCTTGCTCTCTAATGAATACACTGAAAGTGGATGGGGCAAAGGAAGATGAAAATGGAACTTCTCAAAACCACTGGGTTAACTGGAAGCGTGGAGGCGTTATTGGTGGGGCTGCTTTAGCTGGAGGAACTTTGATGGCCATTACTGGCG GCCTAGCTGCCCCTGCAATTGCACATGGATTGGGTGCACTGGCTCCAACCCTGGGCAGCATTATTCCTGTGGTTGGAGTTAGTGGGtttgcagcagcagcagcaagtgCTACGGGATCTGCTGCTGGATCTATTGCTGTGGCTGCCTCATTTGGAG CTGCTGGAGCTGGGCTCACAGGAAGTAAAATGGCTAAAAGAACCGGGAGCGTCGAGGAATTTGAATTCAAAGAAATTGGAGAAAATCATAACCAAGGC CGGCTAGCAGTTGGGATATTGGTCTCGGGACTTGTCcttgaggatgaagattttaCAAGGCCTTGGGAATGTCACAATGAAAACTTGGAGAG GTATGCACTGCGGTGGGAGTCAAAGAACTTGATTGCACTTAGCACGGCAATACAAGACTTGCTTACTTCAA AAATTGCCATGCATCTGATGAAGGAAGGTGCTATGCTGACTGTATTAAGCACTCTTTTAACGGCATTGGCTCTGCCAGCAACATTACTCACAGCATCTGATATTATAGACAGCAAATGGGCAGTTGCAGTTGACCG ATCTGATAAAGCCGGAAGGCTGCTTGCTGAAGTGTTGTTGAAGGGATTGCAAGGGAACag ACCTGTGACACTCGTGGGATTTTCATTGGGAGCACGAGTAATTTTCAAATGCCTTGAGTGTTTGGCAGAAACAGAAGGAGCCAATG CTGGCTTTGTAGAAAGAGTTGTACTTCTCGGTGCACCACTTTCAATAAAAGGTGAAAGATGGGAAGCTGTTAGAAAG ATGGTTGCTGGACGGTTTGTCAATGTTTATTCTACAAAGGATTGGACACTTGGGATTATTTATCGTGCTAG TTTACTTTCTCAAGGATTGGCTGGAATTCAACCTGTTGATACTCATGGAGTGGAAAAT GTAGATGTAACCCAACTTATTGAAGGCCACTCTTCCTATCTTTGGGCGACGAAACAAATTCTCGAACAACTTGATCTAGAGCACTACTATCCTGTTTTTAGGAGTACAGATACCGAACCTCTGGAAAAGGAAAGCTTAGCTATATAA
- the LOC120009267 gene encoding uncharacterized TPR repeat-containing protein At1g05150-like: protein MATRGSRSEKVKRIFQQFDANRDGGLNREEMSALVVAVNPRVKFSDEQINAILDEVFRTYSGFIDGEKGLTYDGLLQTYDDGAGDVDRDFDALGLELEDNKGVSGVSEASSSSIVDERAIESQKKQRTAAWAVSPNHGIVFDDTWKMVDDLEILVKRLKAKQAKDGKFKADNFDAYSDAGWSRELGPSAEISEKRVFWEESGHDYAVFVKELGVLRSRADGARSREEAFDGHMAIGRVLYEHQLFKEALVSFKRACELQPVDVRPHFRAGNCFYVLGRYKEAKEEFLLALESAEAGGTQWAYLLPQIYVNLGIALEGEGMVLSACEYYREAAILCPTHFRALKLLGSALFGVGEYRAAVKALEEAIFMKPDYADAHCDLASALHAIGEDERAIEVFQKAIDLKPGHVDALYNLGGLYMDLGRFQRASEMYTRVLAVWPNHWRAQLNRAVSLLGAGETEEAKKALKEALKMTNRVELHDAVSHLKQLQKKKVKANGTNGEGAFIIVEPSKFKTVGEKTTLRQDLATALHIRAFQRITRLSRCDVELLKKEMRENDVPVSYSGTGVPQKSIRKPNLEEILRRLLIFLKPETSQGAVKAINERILSVLDETGLGRVDLGMFFAILAPICSGSLDKRKRIAFDALLWRPQNEGGSQIKRVDAVGYIRLLRAIYFPSHGVSERLELHGETDASMVSFNEFLVMLDDPDWGFAIISTLVKLETGDRNRHGRHVCSVCHYPVVGSRFKEMKHNFSLCNYCYSEGKVPSTYKLDEYKFKEYGSEAEAMKDKCMCFTLPSHNDNS from the coding sequence ATGGCGACGAGAGGGAGCAGATCAGAGAAGGTGAAGAGGATTTTCCAGCAATTCGATGCGAACCGTGATGGAGGGTTGAACAGAGAGGAAATGTCTGCTCTCGTTGTGGCCGTGAACCCCAGGGTCAAGTTCAGTGACGAGCAAATCAACGCCATCCTCGACGAGGTTTTTCGGACTTACAGTGGGTTTATTGATGGAGAGAAGGGATTGACCTATGATGGTCTTCTTCAGACGTATGACGACGGGGCAGGTGATGTGGACCGTGATTTTGATGCTCTTGGTCTCGAGCTTGAAGATAACAAAGGAGTTTCTGGTGTATCAGAGGCCTCATCGTCCTCGATTGTGGATGAGAGGGCAATTGAGTCGCAGAAGAAGCAGAGGACTGCAGCTTGGGCTGTTTCGCCGAATCACGGCATTGTTTTTGATGACACATGGAAGATGGTGGACGATTTGGAGATCTTAGTGAAGCGATTGAAGGCTAAGCAGGCAAAAGATGGGAAATTTAAAGCGGATAACTTTGATGCCTACTCGGACGCAGGGTGGTCAAGGGAATTGGGGCCTTCAGCTGAAATTTCAGAGAAGAGGGTGTTCTGGGAGGAGTCTGGGCATGATTATGCGGTTTTCGTCAAGGAATTGGGGGTTTTAAGGAGCCGGGCCGATGGTGCAAGATCTAGAGAAGAAGCTTTCGATGGGCATATGGCAATTGGTAGGGTTTTATACGAGCACCAGCTGTTCAAAGAAGCCTTGGTGAGTTTCAAGAGGGCTTGTGAGTTGCAGCCAGTGGATGTAAGGCCACATTTCAGAGCTGGGAATTGCTTTTATGTTCTTGGGAGGTATAAGGAAGCCAAAGAGGAGTTCCTATTGGCATTGGAGTCTGCTGAGGCAGGTGGAACTCAATGGGCTTATTTGCTTCCTCAAATTTATGTGAATCTCGGTATTGCATTGGAAGGTGAAGGTATGGTTTTAAGTGCTTGTGAATATTATAGAGAAGCTGCAATTCTTTGCCCAACTCATTTTAGAGCTTTGAAACTTTTGGGTAGTGCTCTTTTTGGGGTGGGAGAGTATAGGGCGGCTGTGAAAGCCTTGGAAGAGGCCATTTTTATGAAACCAGACTATGCTGATGCACATTGCGATTTGGCCTCGGCTCTTCATGCCATTGGCGAGGATGAGAGGGCAATTGAGGTGTTCCAGAAAGCAATTGATTTGAAACCTGGTCATGTGGATGCTTTATACAACTTGGGTGGGCTTTATATGGACTTGGGTCGGTTCCAGAGAGCTTCAGAGATGTATACTAGGGTTTTGGCTGTGTGGCCTAACCATTGGCGTGCACAGCTCAATAGGGCTGTGTCACTCTTGGGGGCAGGAGAAACGGAGGAAGCTAAGAAAGCTTTGAAGGAGGCACTGAAAATGACAAATAGGGTTGAATTGCATGATGCAGTATCGCATTTGAAGCAGCTGCAGAAGAAGAAAGTGAAAGCTAATGGTACCAACGGGGAAGGGGCTTTTATAATTGTTGAACCCTCAAAATTTAAGACAGTAGGTGAGAAGACCACACTTAGGCAGGACTTGGCCACTGCTCTTCATATTAGGGCCTTTCAGAGAATTACTCGGTTGAGTCGCTGTGATGTGGAGCTTTTGAAGAAGGAAATGAGGGAAAATGATGTACCAGTTTCTTATTCTGGGACTGGTGTTCCTCAGAAATCAATACGCAAGCCTAATTTAGAGGAAATACTCCGGAGGTTACTAATTTTTCTAAAACCTGAAACTTCCCAAGGTGCTGTCAAGGCAATAAATGAGAGGATTCTCTCTGTTTTGGATGAGACAGGGTTGGGAAGGGTGGATCTTGGCATGTTCTTTGCCATTCTTGCACCCATTTGTAGTGGCTCTCTTGACAAGCGAAAGCGGATTGCTTTTGATGCTCTTCTATGGCGCCCCCAGAATGAAGGTGGGTCTCAGATAAAAAGGGTTGATGCTGTTGGGTACATCAGATTGTTGAGGGCTATATACTTTCCTTCCCACGGGGTTAGTGAAAGGTTGGAACTTCATGGAGAGACGGATGCCTCAATGGTATCATTCAATGAATTTCTTGTCATGCTAGATGATCCTGATTGGGGTTTTGCGATCATTTCAACTCTGGTAAAGCTTGAAACTGGGGATCGGAATCGCCATGGACGGCATGTTTGCTCAGTTTGCCATTATCCAGTCGTTGGGTCCCGTTTCAAGGAGATGAAACATAATTTCAGCCTATGTAATTACTGCTACAGTGAGGGAAAGGTGCCTTCAACATATAAACTGGACGAGTACAAATTTAAAGAGTATGGAAGTGAGGCTGAAGCAATGAAAGATAAGTGCATGTGCTTTACTTTGCCATCCCATAATGACAATAGCTAG
- the LOC120009326 gene encoding V-type proton ATPase 16 kDa proteolipid subunit, translating into MSSTFSGDETAPFFGFLGAAAALVFSCMGAAYGTAKSGVGVASMGVMRPELVMKSIVPVVMAGVLGIYGLIIAVIISTGINPKAKSYYLFDGYAHLSSGLACGLAGLSAGMAIGIVGDAGVRANAQQPKLFVGMILILIFAEALALYGLIVGIILSSRAGQSRAE; encoded by the exons ATGTCTTCGACTTTCAGCGGTGATGAAACTGCCCCCTTCTTCGGATTCCTCGGCGCTGCTGCTGCCCTCGTTTTCTCAT GCATGGGAGCAGCTTATGGAACCGCGAAGAGCGGAGTTGGTGTAGCATCGATGGGTGTGATGAGGCCAGAGCTGGTGATGAAATCGATTGTGCCCGTGGTTATGGCGGGAGTTTTAGGTATTTATGGTTTGATTATTGCGGTGATTATTAGTACCGGTATCAACCCTAAGGCCAAGTCTTATTACCTTTTCGATGGTTATGCACATCTCTCCTCTGGTCTTGCTTGTGGTCTTGCCGGGCTGTCTGCCGGTATGGCTATTGGGATTGTTGGCGATGCCGGTGTTAg agcTAATGCACAACAGCCTAAGCTCTTTGTGGGGATGATCCTGATTCTCATTTTTGCCGAAGCTCTGGCTCTCTATGGATTGATTGTTGGCATCATTCTCTCTTCTCGTGCCGGTCAATCAAGAGCTGAGTAA